ATTACTTCTCCTCTTTCTCACGTTGCCATAACTACTCTTTCCAACATTGCATTAATTATCAACCTACGTAATTAACCAGTTGTTTCAACTCTTGTTAATTAAGATGATTCACACAACGTTAAcacacatcatatatatatatatatattgaacacaattatttgaataaaatataaaaaagtttgcaaatattatacaaactCTGGAACTGCACAGTTAGCCTGTTTGGGTGTAGTGTAATTAGAagtgaaaagtgaaattgatgatgatgatgatgatgatgctgtTTCTCATAATAACCAAAACTTGGACTTTACTCtttcattaatttgtaatgTTAGTTAATGTTGGGAAGGGACAGATATATTACAGAAGCTGAGATGGGATGGGATTGCCTCTTCAGttgaaaaaagagagagaaaacaagCAAATACAAATTTGACAGTGCAGacaattttctcctttttcaaataacaatatataattgatttcttTGTCTCAAGTgggacttttttttattttttatatttctggAGTATTGGTTAAAGCAGTGTGAAATTCTTGGCCTTTATTGACTTTGGAAGAGTagattagtattattattattttgtttgtgttaattcattttgaaattaaattaaatataataacaatgaaTGTATATGTTTGTCTTAATTGGCTTTGGATTTTGAATTCCTCCGCCTCTCTCTGTTGTGCTTCCATTCATTATAAGTGGATAACAACTGATACAaaactaaatattttcttattttgggCTGCTTTGCAATTAAAGCCCAAGCCCTAGCCCTAAAGTTGATGGATCATAGATATTTGAAATGGAAGTGATTTGGGCCCAGTGGAAAGGCCGACCCACAAGCATTTAAACACTGAGATACTTTTCTTTGGAAACCAGTTTTTGGTTTCTCACATGCCTTGCTTGCCTTGTTATACTCATCATCTCTTACCTACCTAACACTTACACTCGGGTCTGGATCCCAACCCACCTATGACCTAACCTAAGAGATTCAGTAggcccccccccccttttctGCTCACGTGTCACTCACTCatcacctttttcttttcccaatTTCACCTATACAACGTATACGatccctccccctcccccacaCTCCCACTCCTCGTCTTATAGATAGATACAGATACAAATACAGAtacctccaccaccaccaccaccacctcctcctcctcctccgccaACCCCATCTCTCACTCTCTTCCTCCTTCCCCTAATCTTCCCCCTTCTCTCTCATTCTCACCTATACCCTAATCACAACCATTCCAGTCATCCAAAATGAGCATCACATTAGAGTCTCTCACATTCAGGAACCCTAGTCCTCGCTTCAACACACCTTCTTCTTTTATGGCCTTCTCTCCCGCGCCGCCTCCTTCCTTAAGCTTTCACCCTTTGTCCACACCTACCAACCACTGCAACCTATCTATTCCCCTGCTTCCCAGACTGCTTCCCCTTCATTTACGCCCGACGACCTCTGTCCGGACTCGCTCTGTTTTCTCGTTTGCCGCTTCCCACGAGGAATCGGTGAGCTCACTTTCGATTTATCTTCATTTTCTGGGACCCTACCTGTTCCAtcaattatttgtttcttttttgtttagttaGAGTTTAGCTTGTGCATTATGCAAAGAACTTGAGACCTTAATTTCGTACGTCGTACAAAAGAACCGCGGCTGGGGTTTGGGTAGTTGCCATGACTTTTCAGATTGGTTTTGGTGTATTCACTAGATTTTATCATCTGCTGAGATGTatcaaatgattgaaaaaatgTTCCCTCAATGGGTGGAGTATCCCAGTTTGCTTAGTTTGGTATGATTCAGTTCAACTTTTTTACACCAGCATTCAAGTGCATCAAAGCAGCGGAATCTTGTCTCATTATCTATATTACCTTCTCCAAATCTGAAATGGGGCTTTTTGTGATTGTAAATTGCAGAAATCCACTCCAGTCTCCACCTCATATATCTGTCTTCTGTTGCTAAGTGTATATCTTTTTCTGCTGAACGGCAAATAGGAGCTAGAATGATGATCAAATCAGCTATagattagaataaaatatatttgtgtatgCTTTATTCCAGTACAGTAGATATAGTTAACTTTAGTACTGGACAGggagaaattttaaaaattcttttatagttGAGTGTGCTAGAATTATATTCTTGTGATTTTGTTTTCAGAAAGCTGCGGATATTGATTTggagaaggaaaaggaggatcTAAAAGTGGGAGCTCAAGAATCACAAGAAGCATGGCAGCAGACACTTGCTGCTTTTAAAGAACAAGCATTAAAAACACAGGCCATATCAAAGGAAGCTTATGAGCTGTATTCTGAAAAGGCTATCGTAGTCCTAAAAGAAACttctgaaaaattgaaaattcaagcCGAGAAGGCAAGACAGGATTTGAGTGTGATCGCGACAGAAATTGTCAAAGAGAGTAAAGAATACTTGGCCACGGCTGCAGAGACTTCCCCCGAACCAGTGAAGGATATTGTTGAAACCTTTGCTTCCTCACCTGGTGACCTCGATGATGTGTCTAAAGTGCGGGACTTCTATGTTGGAATACCTTACGGTAAGCATATCACTACAGACATGCAATTGCTATTTGTGGCTATTAAGCTTCACTTGAGATGAAGAGTCATCGccaagaattttctttatacTCAGGTGCTCTTCTTTCTGTTGGAGGCTTTCTTTCATTTATGCTCAAGCATTCCTGATTTGGGATTATACTTGGTGGTACACTTTTGGCCTTGAGTATATCAAGTTTGAGATCGTGGAAAAGGGGGGAGCCATCACCCTTGGTCTTGAAAGGACAGACAGGTTTGTATCTATGCAATAATACCACTGTATGGCTATTCATCAACAAGCTCTTTCCTATTACAAGGATGAAGCCTGTTATTTGTGTCAAAATGCTTGTAAATCTATGCGATGCAGTTGTACACAtcattcaatttcattgataCTTAAAATCTTTTTCTGCATTTCTCTTCAAAACTTATAACAATAAACTTTAGTTTTCACTTGTGAATAGATTGTGCAATCTATCAGTATTGTGCTTGCATTCCATTGTTTACTAAAATGAATGATCATCAAATCAATATTAGTCTAATATAGATCAAATCCATATCTGTCAACAAGCATGAGTTGATATGGTGATTTCTGTGGGAGGACTTCTTGCATCTTGATCAAGTATACTGTGAATTCCTGGTCCTGTTTGCAAttactttgaaattttgtacttGGATACTTGAAAAAACTTGCTTGTGTTTTGTTGTATAGTTTGCCTATGATCGCAGACTGTATGCTTCTATAATCAAATTCTCAATAGTgttaaaaacataaacaactCTGGtcatataattcatttactgTATGATCTGGCATTGCCAGCTGAAGTTGAACGAGGTAGATTCCTTTTTTATTACCTATGCTGATTGTGCTTATAATATTGGGAAATtacattatttcattttctatgtTTTGCTTCCTCTCTGCAGTTATTGCTACCATCTTATTTCTTAGAGAACTGCACTTGTCGTCTATGGTAAGATCTCCTTCTACCTCAATTTTGGAAATGGAGCTAAGTGACAATTCATGCATCTTCATGGTTCCGACAGTatcttttgtctttctttgCAGCGGCCATTCGTTGCTAATTTTATCACAACCGTCATCAGGTCCAGCCGAAACCTTACTCTATATTCAACAAGCTTTCTGTTTCTATTATTTTGCTTCCTTCTTCGGTAGTTTCATCCTATGTTCTCTGATGTATCTATGTATGCGTTTTCAACATAACATATCATATCATGAGTTAAAAGTGAAACCAAGAGAAACCTTTTTGAGCCTTGAGACAGAAGAGAACTATTGGAggaaattataacattttgtGAGGAACATTGAGGAGATGCCCAGTCAATCATAtgaaaatgatcaaatattaagtaCCAATAAAGTAAAATGGATCTGcgtgaaaaatagaaaacataGAGAGACCAAGGGCAAGGGCagacaattacaaaataaaaggcaCAAAGCAATAGCTAGTACAACTGTTAAATGGAAAAGTACACATGAGCTTTATGGCCCACGCCTCTTTCCCCATCCTTACTCTCGATGAAGCAAAGATGGATTCTTGTCTGACAGTCAGCTTTTATTGTGCAGTGGTGGAGTAGTCGCATTCTATATCTACAGGATCATCACAGAAAGAGAGCAGTCAGGGGGATCCAATCTGGCAACAGAGCCAGAAAATTAATACTCATCGTGATGTAAGTTGATGTAAGTTGGTGTTGGATACTTATACCGTAACTTTATTAAGTGAATAATAACATGCAATTCTATCAGGCTTCCTTGCAAGTTTCCCAATGAGGGAGAGGCCATCTGAGAAATGAATTTGCCAAGGTTTGCAACACTCTGCAGTAAATTATGAGATAAGTGGAAGTGAATAGATTGAAGATTAGGTGCTTCGCTACTAGTAGGATCAGTTGCTTTGTCACAATAAGTTTACTCTCCTATGTAAGTGCtgttaaaatgaaatattactCGGTTCAAGGATAACAGAAGTTTTTCTTTACTTTCTATTGTTTTAGTTCTAGCAGTGATGCCCAAGTCCTGATCCAGTTTATTCTGAAATGTGTACTATATTAGCTTTTCGTTCTTTCGCTTTCAAATAAGTGAATTATGAATGTTATTTACTCGAAACACTGCAAATTAGTTGCTCCTTATTTGGACTTATAGATAGCGGACATTCAGGGCAAGATGACTGCAACTAGATCCCTATTCCTTTATGCCTCAAAAACAGGCATTAATCAATGCATTAATGAATTGTAGGCCACGGCCTGAGTTACACAAGTATAACATGCTAACCACCGTCACAACTATGTGAAATCCTAGGTTCCTGACGCAGTCTCTCAATTTTGTATGATGCATGGACACCGGATGTGAAGAAAGTTGCAATACTGCATGCCACAACAATGGGGGGTATCACCCAGTTCTTTCTAGGAAAGTGTCAAACGGCCTTCTTGCCCAAGCTATTAGCATATGCCTCTGTCCTTGGACGCTGTGCAGGGGTAGTCATTTTACAGAACAACCTGACCCATCAGAGAGAAGGCATGAACTTCCGTTCCTCCAGTACAATGCCATTCAACAAAGAAATATCCACTCAAagcaaataattattcatggAAAATTTCCCAAATCAATGGGAGTTTATAAAGAGTGGCCAGGCTCTACATGTACATAAAAAGGATATATATTACCCTGTAAAAACAACCATCACATAACGATTGCGTAGGTGCCCCTGATGGCAGCATACACCACACAACCAAATAAACATGTGATGGAGGGTACATAACATTTCCATTTTCCTCGCCATCCTCAAACATGCCCTTGAGTCATGTGATTCGGTACCTCCCCTTGATTGTCCAAAGGCATGTACTGCGCCATGATAGCCCGGATCTCCGAGTCCATGTATCTCTGCATAAAAAATCCATGATATCGGAAAATTCCAGAAGAAAATGTCATGAGTGCATCAGTAGTATTCCCCTTAAAGGCTACACTCTGACATCCAGATAGAGACCAGCATGTTCACACTCATAACATaaaggaaattaaaaatttatgcaaacGTTTTAACAGGAGAGAAAAAGATTCAAGTCTCATGTTAAAACAAATCTAAGTCTTACCCGGATCCTGTACTTGTATAGAGCATATCCTGCAGCTCCTGCCACAGCCAAACCAAGAAAAACCACCCACACAAAACTCCAGCTATATTCTGTACTAGCATCTTTACCTGCATAGACCAGAAAAGGTATTAGGAGAAGAAAACAGAATCTGGTATAATTATCATGTAGATATTCAGAAGTTTCACAAATAGCTAGAAAATTGATTGAGCCCTTTAATTTCAGAGATAATTTACTCTTCCCAAAGTGTACAAGAAACATGATAGACAATTTCTGACTGGCGTGAGCTTCTGACAGCAGAGTATAAATCACAATTACATGGGTCTgccaatatatatttatcctaTCATATTTACTTCACAATAGATAAACTGGAGAAAGTGTATTTCAAGTATGCTTCTCAAATGAACCGAGAATTTTAAAGCATGCAATATCATATTTCTGCATATTAAATAGACAAGAAATTGCCTATGCTTACTTATACACGTGTCATGTTCATGAATGTATAGTGCGTTGCTACTGCAACTACATTCATAACTTCCCCAAGTGTTCTTGCATTTGCACTCTGGACACTGGCAAGCCAGATTTTCCTTGCATTCATCAATATCTAAACAGCATGCAAATGAAAGAACGAAGACAGTcatgtataaaataatcagTAGCAAGGGCATCCCAGGAAATTCGTCAGAAATGGCTAGATCTATCATGTTACCTTCACAGCTATTAACTCCATCACCTCTGAACCCTGGTGGACACTTGCAACCTTTTGTATGGTCATCCTGAAATATATTGTTCACACATCTAATTTTCAGCACACTGGAAAGAAGAGGCCTCTTGTATTGAAGAAAACTAAAGGAATAAGCTAGGGCTCCCATGAGGAAGAAAGGGGGAATGCAGTTAGATGTGATAAGTCAACCAACTCACAATGCACGCAGAATATGTCCTTCCATCTTTCGTTCCTTTCCAGCAACCTCCGTTGTTTATTTCACATCTCAATGCACCAGAAGCTGCCAGACCAGGGAGGAGTTGTGAGGATTCTGTGCTCAGGAGCAGCACATGGAGAAGTTCTCATCCAACCAATTTGAGAGAGGGAAGATAAGTTGTTTTTTGTTCTCCATCTCATATATATGATTACTTCTCAAGCTAATTATTGTTTGGAAAACTTTGCAAAGATATCGACATAAACAAAACAATCAAACAGAATGTTGCAATACTTGGATAGGTAAGGTGGTCATGAGAGGCCCAATTTCGGCAGAGGTAGCTACGATAAATTACCTTCACAATGGGTGTAACCATCACCAGAAAATTTCACGCCCTGCACAATGGGGCACTCACACACCCTCCCTCGGAAGGTATCCTGTAACAGATTCTTACTAGATCACATAGAGTTAGcagcaaaaatattaaagtcaCTTATGAAAGATTGAGTTACCCTGCAAGCAGTAATATTAGCAGCCTTATCCTGCCAGCATCCACCATTGTTATACAAACACTCGTTTGTCTCCATATCTGGATCCAGGAACACAAAAATTGCTTAAAGCAAATAAAGGAAAGGGTCTATATTCATGATAATTATCAGTGGCGTAAGCTGTTATTCTTAATTCAATGAAGAACTAATGAGAGGTTGAAGAAAGAGCAGAATAAGAAAGGTTGAAGATGCTACTTCTTAATAAAGAACTAATAAGTAACAGAGGTTTAACACAATAAAGTAGAGTAGAACCAATGACCTTTAGTCAAACAAATAGCAGGTTCTGTAGTCTCCTCGAAACCTGAGCAAATTGCCTTAAGAACTGCTCCCTTGTCCAGCTTACCTGCAACAGGTTTACATGAAAATCCTATTCTGTTTCATTATGAACCTTGATGCAGGTGGGTGGTTTCTCAAAAGTTTATTTACCTCTATATTGCCTGTTGTTCACAACAAGAGTTGGCAAGATAGTAACGTCTCCTCGTGAGCCCTTCCCTATCTGAGAATAAATTGCGTCCCCGAATTAATAGCTCTTCAGAGCCTGTTCAAAATTCTACATGAGAAACGCCAGCTGTTTTAAGACTATCAAACCTGTGATTCCTGTTCTGCTTTTAGAATTGGGTTGTCAACATCTGCTTCAGTGTCTCCAACGCATTCGTCTATCTTCTTAATGTCGACTCCTGCATAGAAGCATTATTCAAAGGAGCAAGTAGGATATCTGAGTACTGGCACACAAATAAGTATACTCAACAGGAACAGGGTCGGAATATGAAGTATGAACCAATAAAGAACACAGATAGTTTCCATAACTACGAAGCTTTGGCCCCACTAGGTTCATGTCAGTGCTAAGgcaaaacaacaatttttagttaagaataaaaaagcaGTGATGGAAAGTATCATAGGATAAAATCCTAGCCAATTCAACATCAAGCACTTTCACATAACAATTCTGAATGGCTACTTGGACTGCTGTAGCTCAAATGCACAAATAATACAACAGTTTCACGATTTTTTGCCATCAATATGAAGATGGTTCTGCCAGTAGGAAGAGGCTATAccagaaattaaaacaaacagCAGTTTTGAGCCATGGCTGCATGATCAATTAAGTCCCATTGAAAGGTGGACAAAAGCTATCAAAAAGTCCACAatgttcaaagaaaaataaagcacaatATTCAATACGTGACAATGTAACAAATATTCCATGATAAATCAAAATCAGCTTTAGAGTTACCAAACTCTTCATACAGCAACTGATACCAAAGCTCGCATCTTGAAACATAAATCATGAACTCTACTACTGAGTAAAAATACAGTGGAAGGACATAACCTACCGAGCGATTGAATTACTTTATCTGCACACTCTTTAGTATACTTGTTTTCTTTCATTGGACAGCGGATTGAAAAATCAGTCACATAGTCCCACCACTGCCACGGTTTTCCACTTTCATTTGCTACCTTAAAGAAGCAGGCTTGGCGTAAATTTTGCTCAACAACATCCTTCCCATCATATCCTCTGTTGAAATCCTGCTCGGGATCTGGTGCACAATACCTCCCGTGGTTGATGCACTGTGACTTGCACTGCTTACTTAATATAAAAGCCTCAGGACAATACCAAGTTATATAATGTGGAGTGAACTGAGTATAGCCCCCCTGCTCAAGTATCTGAGCAGCTCCTTTGAAATTTCTGATAAAACTTAACTGGCTGTCACACTTGGGACCACACTCATCATTACTGTTTGTCCACAACTCATACTCAACCCGCTCATCTGGATGTGGAAGAGCTTCCCTCCAATCAAGATTTATGCTGACCATTTCTCCTTTAGatagttcttttttaattttgtccccGAGATCCTTGCTGATGAGTGCTGATGGGATAGTTATGTTCTGCAGATAATCTGCACGTGCATCCTCTTCCTCTGGGGTATCCATGGTAATAAGAGGCTCAACCCTGTCATCCGCCACAAGAATAGCTGCGGCTCCACCATTCTGAGCATTCCATGCCTTTAATGTGAAGTAGCAGTCTGAGAGGGAAGTAATGAGAAAGATAAGTTCCCAAACGGAGGTGATGGAAATATTTTTCCAGCATGTTTTAAGCAATGACTGATATCACTGCTCAAGAATGCATGCACGTGGTACTGCAGTTTCTGAACAAAACCACAATCTTGCAAAGTATATAAGTCACTCATACACAGTATGACAAGACACTTTGATACCTGCATCGATCTTGAATAAGGCAGAAGAACAGAACTGAGTAATTTTGGACCAATAAAAACAGAGATGCAAATGAAGAAAGGACAGGGATTCCAAATTCCTATATTCGAAATAGATGTAGAGGTTGGATGAGCAACTTTTGATTTTGTCCTTGACTATTCCATATTAGTCTGACTTGGTAATTCAATCCAAACAAGTCATTTTGAAACCTTACGGCAAACTCGTAACTTGGTTGCAAAAGCAAATTGGTTCCTCGATGTCCCTAATATCTCCAAACTAATGACAGCCTAACATATTCTAAAGTATTTTAACACCTCACATAAATTAGAAGTAAGGTTAGTAAGAAAAATCAGCATCTTCTTCTCGATCCAACTATGGGGGCGCACATGCAGTAGgcaattcaaacaaaatagcAAACCAGAGCTCGAGAACAACACGGTGAAACTCCTTGATCCTACCATAATTGttggttaaatttttttaaaaaaaattatatatataaatatgtagtaGGAAATGGAGAAAATTTACCCCCTCTGTCAGCCAGAAGGAAGATTGGAATGCCTCCAGGCTTGGTCTGAAAGGAAAGATCAACATCTTGAAAATTGGTACATGCCTTTTGATTGGATTTAGGGTAGAAGACAGAGCCAACCAATGTTCCACCATACTGAGGAACCCCAAAATTACCAATTGCACATTCATGAAGACCTTTGAGTGAGTCTGGTGAAGCAACTTTCAAACTGTTCTTCTCGACTACAAATCTCCCGAAACAGGAGGCGAGTAGAAGAAAGGAAACACAAGTGAAAAGACAAAAGTGGAGCCGCATCGTTGATAACTCGGGGTTGAAGTAATCAGGAAAAAGATGGGAAGCAAAGCGGATCAAGAAAATAGGGTGGGGGGGAAGAGgtgaaagagaaataaaaatatgaggaGGGAGGCAGCAAAggtattataataatgataatataacCCAAAGCACATGAGAGAGAATGGTGAAGGgtgaagaggaggaggagatgaAGAACAAGTAAAAACAAACTCAAACCATCCACTCCACCCTTTCATCTCACTCGTAATTAGTAAAGAGACGTGTTAAGTACACTCACTACTCTACTGTTAACCTCCCCCTGCCCCTATAtctttgtaatttgtttttctaagGAGTAAGGACTAAATGTCTTGGGTGAAAATGGTGTGAATGTAATGTCCCATGATCATCTGTTGCATGCTCGCCATATGTCGCATAACCATAACAACACCCCACTCACACAGAATTTGATGTCCATGAGTCATGACAAGCGTCAGGCTGCTTGGAATTATCCTCCTCCTCCACATCATAATGTAACCttaacttttctttattttacttaCCAACCAGACCCCCCACCCAAACATCTC
The nucleotide sequence above comes from Sesamum indicum cultivar Zhongzhi No. 13 linkage group LG11, S_indicum_v1.0, whole genome shotgun sequence. Encoded proteins:
- the LOC105174670 gene encoding LOW QUALITY PROTEIN: protein FATTY ACID EXPORT 3, chloroplastic (The sequence of the model RefSeq protein was modified relative to this genomic sequence to represent the inferred CDS: substituted 1 base at 1 genomic stop codon) produces the protein MSITLESLTFRNPSPRFNTPSSFMAFSPAPPPSLSFHPLSTPTNHCNLSIPLLPRLLPLHLRPTTSVRTRSVFSFAASHEESKAADIDLEKEKEDLKVGAQESQEAWQQTLAAFKEQALKTQAISKEAYELYSEKAIVVLKETSEKLKIQAEKARQDLSVIATEIVKESKEYLATAAETSPEPVKDIVETFASSPGDLDDVSKVRDFYVGIPYGALLSVGGFLSFMLKHSXFGIILGGTLLALSISSLRSWKRGEPSPLVLKGQTVIATILFLRELHLSSMRPFVANFITTVISGGVVAFYIYRIITEREQSGGSNLATEPEN
- the LOC105174671 gene encoding vacuolar-sorting receptor 1-like isoform X1, which produces MRLHFCLFTCVSFLLLASCFGRFVVEKNSLKVASPDSLKGLHECAIGNFGVPQYGGTLVGSVFYPKSNQKACTNFQDVDLSFQTKPGGIPIFLLADRGDCYFTLKAWNAQNGGAAAILVADDRVEPLITMDTPEEEDARADYLQNITIPSALISKDLGDKIKKELSKGEMVSINLDWREALPHPDERVEYELWTNSNDECGPKCDSQLSFIRNFKGAAQILEQGGYTQFTPHYITWYCPEAFILSKQCKSQCINHGRYCAPDPEQDFNRGYDGKDVVEQNLRQACFFKVANESGKPWQWWDYVTDFSIRCPMKENKYTKECADKVIQSLGVDIKKIDECVGDTEADVDNPILKAEQESQIGKGSRGDVTILPTLVVNNRQYRGKLDKGAVLKAICSGFEETTEPAICLTKDMETNECLYNNGGCWQDKAANITACRDTFRGRVCECPIVQGVKFSGDGYTHCEASGALRCEINNGGCWKGTKDGRTYSACIDDHTKGCKCPPGFRGDGVNSCEDIDECKENLACQCPECKCKNTWGSYECSCSSNALYIHEHDTCISKDASTEYSWSFVWVVFLGLAVAGAAGYALYKYRIRRYMDSEIRAIMAQYMPLDNQGEVPNHMTQGHV
- the LOC105174671 gene encoding vacuolar-sorting receptor 1-like isoform X2, translating into MKTERAVEAKDCYFTLKAWNAQNGGAAAILVADDRVEPLITMDTPEEEDARADYLQNITIPSALISKDLGDKIKKELSKGEMVSINLDWREALPHPDERVEYELWTNSNDECGPKCDSQLSFIRNFKGAAQILEQGGYTQFTPHYITWYCPEAFILSKQCKSQCINHGRYCAPDPEQDFNRGYDGKDVVEQNLRQACFFKVANESGKPWQWWDYVTDFSIRCPMKENKYTKECADKVIQSLGVDIKKIDECVGDTEADVDNPILKAEQESQIGKGSRGDVTILPTLVVNNRQYRGKLDKGAVLKAICSGFEETTEPAICLTKDMETNECLYNNGGCWQDKAANITACRDTFRGRVCECPIVQGVKFSGDGYTHCEASGALRCEINNGGCWKGTKDGRTYSACIDDHTKGCKCPPGFRGDGVNSCEDIDECKENLACQCPECKCKNTWGSYECSCSSNALYIHEHDTCISKDASTEYSWSFVWVVFLGLAVAGAAGYALYKYRIRRYMDSEIRAIMAQYMPLDNQGEVPNHMTQGHV